One genomic segment of Hevea brasiliensis isolate MT/VB/25A 57/8 chromosome 3, ASM3005281v1, whole genome shotgun sequence includes these proteins:
- the LOC110668123 gene encoding bifunctional TH2 protein, mitochondrial isoform X1, producing the protein MRLPFFSPNPIKTPLFHLFFISSSPRSNSVNSSRFFSTRRSSLPRMAIPPKLASSSYSSIATTAAGSIEEGLAGKFWVKFRRETVFAMYTPFVVCLAAGNLKIETFRHYIAQDFHFLKAFAHAYELAEECADDDDDAKLAISKLRKGVLEELKMHNLFVQEWGIDPSKDGAINSATVKYTDFLLATASGKVEGVKGPGKLATPFERTKVAAYTLGAMTPCMRLYAFLAKELQALIDSEDGSHPYQKWFDNYSSEGFQASALQTEDLLDKLSVPLTGEELDIIEKLYHQAMKLEIEFFNVQPLAQSTVVPLTKEHNPVEDRLVIFSDFDLTCTIVDSSAILAEIAIVTAPKSDQAQPENQIARMSSAELRNTWGLLSGQYTEEYEQCIESILPSEKVEFNYEVLCKAIEQLSDFEQKANSRVIESGVLKGLNLEDIKRAGERLILQDGCTSFFKKIVKNENLNANIHVLSYCWCADLIRSAFSSAGGLDVLNIHANEFSFEDSISTGEIIKKVESPIDKVQSFNNILKSYSTDKKNLTVYIGDSVGDLLCLLQADVGIVIGSSSSLRRVGGQFGVSFLPLYPGLIKKQKECVKESSSKWKGQSGTLYTVSGWAEIHAFILGW; encoded by the exons atgcGCCTACCCTTCTTCTCTCCGAACCCAATCAAAACCCCACTGTTTCATCTCTTCTTTATCTCTAGCTCGCCCCGATCTAACTCTGTAAACTCGTCCAGATTCTTTTCAACTCGGAGATCGTCACTTCCTAGAATGGCGATCCCTCCTAAGCTAGCTTCTTCTTCCTACTCCTCCATCGCCACTACCGCTGCAGGAAGCATCGAGGAAGGTCTCGCTGGTAAATTCTGGGTCAAGTTCCGCCGAGAAACTGTTTTCGCTATGTACACTCCCTTTGTTGTCTGTTTGGCTGCTGGAAACCTCAAGATTGAGACTTTTAGGCATTACATCGCCCAAGATTTTCACTTCCTTAAAGCCTTTGCCCATGC ATATGAATTGGCAGAAGAGTGcgctgatgatgatgatgatgcaaAGCTAGCTATCTCCAAGTTGAGGAAGGGGGTCTTAGAGGAGCTAAAGATGCACAATTTATTTGTACAG GAATGGGGTATAGACCCTTCTAAAGATGGGGCTATCAATTCTGCAACCGTAAAATACACAGATTTCTTGTTGGCTACTGCCTCTGGGaaggttgaaggagttaaaggtccTGGTAAACTTGCGACTCCTTTTGAAAGAACAAAAGTTGCAGCTTATACTCTTGGTGCCATGACACCTTGCATGCGGCTGTATGCCTTTCTTGCTAAGGAGTTGCAAGCACTTATAGATTCAGAGGATGGTAGTCATCCTTACCAGAAGTGGTTTGACAATTACTCATCTGAGGGTTTTCAG GCATCAGCTCTGCAAACTGAAGACTTGCTGGATAAACTTAGTGTCCCTTTGACAGGCGAAGAGCTTGACATCATTGAAAAGCTTTATCACCAAGCCATGAAACTGGAAATAGAGTTCTTCAATGTGCAGCCACTTGCGCAGTCCACTGTGGTTCCTCTAACAAAAGAGCATAACCCTGTAGAAGATCGCCTTGTGATATTTTCTGATTTTGATTTGACATGCACCATTGTTGATTCCTCTGCCATTTTGGCAGAGATTGCAATTGTAACAGCACCAAAGTCTGATCAGGCTCAACCTGAGAATCAAATTGCTAGGATGTCATCAGCTGAGCTGAGGAACACGTGGGGTCTTCTCTCTGGACAGTATACAGAAGAGTATGAACAATGCATTGAAAGCATTCTGCCCTCTGAAAAAG TGGAGTTTAACTATGAAGTTCTGTGTAAAGCAATTGAGCAACTTTCAGACTTCGAGCAAAAGGCAAACAGTAGAGTGATTGAATCTGGAGTTCTTAAGGGTCTGAATCTTGAAGACATTAAAAGAGCTGGTGAACGACTGATTCTTCAAGATGGTTGCACtagtttttttaagaaaattgtgAAGAATGAAAATTTGAATGCTAATATACATGTGCTCTCATATTGTTGGTGTGCTGATCTCATTAGATCTGCTTTCTCATCAG CAGGGGGTTTGGATGTTCTGAATATACATGCAAATGAGTTCTCTTTTGAAGATTCAATTTCCACTGGCGAGATTATTAAGAAAGTGGAATCTCCTATAGACAAAGTTCAAtctttcaacaatattttaaagaGCTACAGCACTGACAAAAAGAACTTGACTGTTTATATTGGAGACTCAGTTGGTGACCTGCTTTGTCTGCTTCAGGCTGATGTAGGCATTGTGATTGGATCTAGCTCAAGCCTCAGGAGAGTGGGAGGTCAGTTTGGTGTGTCATTTTTACCATTGTACCCTGGTTTGATTAAAAAACAGAAAGAGTGCGTCAAAGAAAGCTCTTCTAAATGGAAGGGACAATCTGGCACGCTATACACAGTGTCCGGTTGGGCTGAAATACACGCCTTCATTTTGGGGTGGTAG
- the LOC110668123 gene encoding bifunctional TH2 protein, mitochondrial isoform X2 — protein MRLPFFSPNPIKTPLFHLFFISSSPRSNSVNSSRFFSTRRSSLPRMAIPPKLASSSYSSIATTAAGSIEEGLAGKFWVKFRRETVFAMYTPFVVCLAAGNLKIETFRHYIAQDFHFLKAFAHAYELAEECADDDDDAKLAISKLRKGVLEELKMHNLFVQEWGIDPSKDGAINSATVKYTDFLLATASGKVEGVKGPGKLATPFERTKVAAYTLGAMTPCMRLYAFLAKELQALIDSEDGSHPYQKWFDNYSSEGFQASALQTEDLLDKLSVPLTGEELDIIEKLYHQAMKLEIEFFNVQPLAQSTVVPLTKEHNPVEDRLVIFSDFDLTCTIVDSSAILAEIAIVTAPKSDQAQPENQIARMSSAELRNTWGLLSGQYTEEYEQCIESILPSEKVEFNYEVLCKAIEQLSDFEQKANSRVIESGVLKGLNLEDIKRAGERLILQDGCTSFFKKIVKNENLNANIHVLSYCWCADLIRSAFSSGGLDVLNIHANEFSFEDSISTGEIIKKVESPIDKVQSFNNILKSYSTDKKNLTVYIGDSVGDLLCLLQADVGIVIGSSSSLRRVGGQFGVSFLPLYPGLIKKQKECVKESSSKWKGQSGTLYTVSGWAEIHAFILGW, from the exons atgcGCCTACCCTTCTTCTCTCCGAACCCAATCAAAACCCCACTGTTTCATCTCTTCTTTATCTCTAGCTCGCCCCGATCTAACTCTGTAAACTCGTCCAGATTCTTTTCAACTCGGAGATCGTCACTTCCTAGAATGGCGATCCCTCCTAAGCTAGCTTCTTCTTCCTACTCCTCCATCGCCACTACCGCTGCAGGAAGCATCGAGGAAGGTCTCGCTGGTAAATTCTGGGTCAAGTTCCGCCGAGAAACTGTTTTCGCTATGTACACTCCCTTTGTTGTCTGTTTGGCTGCTGGAAACCTCAAGATTGAGACTTTTAGGCATTACATCGCCCAAGATTTTCACTTCCTTAAAGCCTTTGCCCATGC ATATGAATTGGCAGAAGAGTGcgctgatgatgatgatgatgcaaAGCTAGCTATCTCCAAGTTGAGGAAGGGGGTCTTAGAGGAGCTAAAGATGCACAATTTATTTGTACAG GAATGGGGTATAGACCCTTCTAAAGATGGGGCTATCAATTCTGCAACCGTAAAATACACAGATTTCTTGTTGGCTACTGCCTCTGGGaaggttgaaggagttaaaggtccTGGTAAACTTGCGACTCCTTTTGAAAGAACAAAAGTTGCAGCTTATACTCTTGGTGCCATGACACCTTGCATGCGGCTGTATGCCTTTCTTGCTAAGGAGTTGCAAGCACTTATAGATTCAGAGGATGGTAGTCATCCTTACCAGAAGTGGTTTGACAATTACTCATCTGAGGGTTTTCAG GCATCAGCTCTGCAAACTGAAGACTTGCTGGATAAACTTAGTGTCCCTTTGACAGGCGAAGAGCTTGACATCATTGAAAAGCTTTATCACCAAGCCATGAAACTGGAAATAGAGTTCTTCAATGTGCAGCCACTTGCGCAGTCCACTGTGGTTCCTCTAACAAAAGAGCATAACCCTGTAGAAGATCGCCTTGTGATATTTTCTGATTTTGATTTGACATGCACCATTGTTGATTCCTCTGCCATTTTGGCAGAGATTGCAATTGTAACAGCACCAAAGTCTGATCAGGCTCAACCTGAGAATCAAATTGCTAGGATGTCATCAGCTGAGCTGAGGAACACGTGGGGTCTTCTCTCTGGACAGTATACAGAAGAGTATGAACAATGCATTGAAAGCATTCTGCCCTCTGAAAAAG TGGAGTTTAACTATGAAGTTCTGTGTAAAGCAATTGAGCAACTTTCAGACTTCGAGCAAAAGGCAAACAGTAGAGTGATTGAATCTGGAGTTCTTAAGGGTCTGAATCTTGAAGACATTAAAAGAGCTGGTGAACGACTGATTCTTCAAGATGGTTGCACtagtttttttaagaaaattgtgAAGAATGAAAATTTGAATGCTAATATACATGTGCTCTCATATTGTTGGTGTGCTGATCTCATTAGATCTGCTTTCTCATCAG GGGGTTTGGATGTTCTGAATATACATGCAAATGAGTTCTCTTTTGAAGATTCAATTTCCACTGGCGAGATTATTAAGAAAGTGGAATCTCCTATAGACAAAGTTCAAtctttcaacaatattttaaagaGCTACAGCACTGACAAAAAGAACTTGACTGTTTATATTGGAGACTCAGTTGGTGACCTGCTTTGTCTGCTTCAGGCTGATGTAGGCATTGTGATTGGATCTAGCTCAAGCCTCAGGAGAGTGGGAGGTCAGTTTGGTGTGTCATTTTTACCATTGTACCCTGGTTTGATTAAAAAACAGAAAGAGTGCGTCAAAGAAAGCTCTTCTAAATGGAAGGGACAATCTGGCACGCTATACACAGTGTCCGGTTGGGCTGAAATACACGCCTTCATTTTGGGGTGGTAG
- the LOC110668180 gene encoding inositol phosphorylceramide glucuronosyltransferase 1 isoform X1 — MMELSKFGALFVLVALVWIQSGASLRSQRTEQAYVTLLYGDEFLLGVRVLGKSIRDTGSNKDMVVLVSDGVSDYAMKLLEADGWIVEKISLLANPNQVRPKRFWGVYTKLKIFNMTSYKKVVYLDADTIVIKSIEDLFKCGKFCANLKHSERLNSGVMVVEPSQSVFNDMMTKVNTLHSYTGGDQGFLNSYYSDFPNAHVFQPNLPQEVLNSRPVPAMERLSTLYNADVGLYMLANKWMVNESELHVIHYTLGPLKPWDWWTSWLLKPVDVWQTAREQLDESLPGTGGGRNPNDELLVKFLFMLPLCAVFFSCYRSFLQTRAFCRSSLCDHMRHLYYRIRSNGYAGVSSSSTFSSANHFSNDAQSKVPACLGGLSICVCFMAALVSLACSLAIVPRQVMPWTGLLLMYEWTFTIFFLLFGGFLRLTYIWGKMTAAQVSLPSLPESLDCDSGKGHLRQGSSCDVAAWYYGLGMAFLAVAAPALPCIFGITALFLRLGLVAAGGIVLASFMTYASEHLGIRSFLKGFEDRDITRARSICV; from the exons atgatggaATTATCAAAATTTGGAGCTCTGTTTGTGTTAGTCGCATTAGTTTGGATTCAATCTGGAGCTTCGCTTCGATCGCAGAGAACTGAACAGGCTTACGTGACGCTATTGTATGGAGATGAATTCCTGTTGGGAGTTAGGGTGTTGGGGAAGTCGATTAGAGACACTGGATCGAATAAGGACATGGTGGTTTTGGTCTCTGATGGTGTCTCTGATTACGCCATGAAGCTTCTTGAG GCTGACGGGTGGATAGTGGAGAAGATTAGCTTGTTGGCAAACCCTAATCAAGTGCGGCCAAAGAGGTTTTGGGGTGTATACACCAAGCTTAAAATCTTTAATATGACTAGCTATAAGAAAG TTGTATATCTAGATGCGGATACTATTGTGATTAAAAGTATTGAGGATCTATTTAAATGTGGAAAGTTCTGTGCTAACCTGAAGCATTCTGAGAGATTGAATTCAGGAGTTATGGTAGTGGAGCCATCTCAATCAGTTTTCAATGACATGATGACTAAAGTGAACACTTTGCACTCTTACACTGGAG GAGATCAGGGGTTTCTGAACTCATATTACTCCGACTTTCCCAATGCACATGTTTTCCAGCCTAATTTACCCCAGGAAGTGTTGAATTCTAGACCTGTACCAGCTATGGAGCGACTCTCTACTCTATATAATGCAGATGTTGGTCTCTACATGCTTGCTAACAAG TGGATGGTAAATGAGTCTGAACTACATGTTATTCACTATACACTTGGCCCCCTTAAGCCATGGGATTGGTGGACATCCTGGCTTTTAAAACCTGTTGATGTCTGGCAG ACTGCCAGGGAACAACTTGATGAATCTCTTCCTGGGACTGGAGGTGGCAGAAATCCTAATGATGAACTGCTTGTCAAGTTTCTTTTTATGTTGCCATTATGTGCTGTATTCTTCAGTTGCTATCGATCATTTCTTCAG ACACGGGCATTTTGCAGAAGTTCATTATGTGATCATATGAGACACCTCTACTACAGAATTAGATCTAATGGATATGCTGGTGTTTCTTCATCATCTACCTTCAGTTCAGCCAATCAT TTCTCTAATGATGCGCAGTCAAAGGTGCCTGCCTGTTTGGGTGGTCTTTCCATCTGTGTGTGTTTTATGGCTGCTTTGGTGTCTCTTGCATGTAGCCTTGCAATTGTGCCTAGACAAGTGATGCCTTGGACTGGTTTGCTCTTAATGTATGAGTGGACATTCACGATCTTCTTCCTTTTATTTGGAGGTTTTCTTCGTTTGACCTATATTTGGGGAAAGATGACAGCTGCTCAAGTATCTCTTCCCTCACTTCCTGAATCTCTTGATTGTGATTCTGGAAAAG GCCATCTACGGCAAGGATCATCTTGTGATGTTGCTGCTTGGTATTATGGGTTAGGAATGGCATTTCTGGCTGTTGCTGCCCCAGCTTTGCCATGTATTTTTGGGATTACTGCTCTTTTTTTGAG GTTAGGCTTGGTGGCTGCTGGAGGCATTGTTTTGGCATCTTTCATGACGTATGCTTCTGAGCACCTTGGAATCAGATCATTTTTGAAAGGTTTTGAAGATAGGGACATAACACGAGCAAGGAGTATATGTGTCTGA
- the LOC110668180 gene encoding inositol phosphorylceramide glucuronosyltransferase 1 isoform X2 — protein sequence MMELSKFGALFVLVALVWIQSGASLRSQRTEQAYVTLLYGDEFLLGVRVLGKSIRDTGSNKDMVVLVSDGVSDYAMKLLEADGWIVEKISLLANPNQVRPKRFWGVYTKLKIFNMTSYKKVVYLDADTIVIKSIEDLFKCGKFCANLKHSERLNSGVMVVEPSQSVFNDMMTKVNTLHSYTGGDQGFLNSYYSDFPNAHVFQPNLPQEVLNSRPVPAMERLSTLYNADVGLYMLANKWMVNESELHVIHYTLGPLKPWDWWTSWLLKPVDVWQTAREQLDESLPGTGGGRNPNDELLVKFLFMLPLCAVFFSCYRSFLQTRAFCRSSLCDHMRHLYYRIRSNGYAGVSSSSTFSSANHSKVPACLGGLSICVCFMAALVSLACSLAIVPRQVMPWTGLLLMYEWTFTIFFLLFGGFLRLTYIWGKMTAAQVSLPSLPESLDCDSGKGHLRQGSSCDVAAWYYGLGMAFLAVAAPALPCIFGITALFLRLGLVAAGGIVLASFMTYASEHLGIRSFLKGFEDRDITRARSICV from the exons atgatggaATTATCAAAATTTGGAGCTCTGTTTGTGTTAGTCGCATTAGTTTGGATTCAATCTGGAGCTTCGCTTCGATCGCAGAGAACTGAACAGGCTTACGTGACGCTATTGTATGGAGATGAATTCCTGTTGGGAGTTAGGGTGTTGGGGAAGTCGATTAGAGACACTGGATCGAATAAGGACATGGTGGTTTTGGTCTCTGATGGTGTCTCTGATTACGCCATGAAGCTTCTTGAG GCTGACGGGTGGATAGTGGAGAAGATTAGCTTGTTGGCAAACCCTAATCAAGTGCGGCCAAAGAGGTTTTGGGGTGTATACACCAAGCTTAAAATCTTTAATATGACTAGCTATAAGAAAG TTGTATATCTAGATGCGGATACTATTGTGATTAAAAGTATTGAGGATCTATTTAAATGTGGAAAGTTCTGTGCTAACCTGAAGCATTCTGAGAGATTGAATTCAGGAGTTATGGTAGTGGAGCCATCTCAATCAGTTTTCAATGACATGATGACTAAAGTGAACACTTTGCACTCTTACACTGGAG GAGATCAGGGGTTTCTGAACTCATATTACTCCGACTTTCCCAATGCACATGTTTTCCAGCCTAATTTACCCCAGGAAGTGTTGAATTCTAGACCTGTACCAGCTATGGAGCGACTCTCTACTCTATATAATGCAGATGTTGGTCTCTACATGCTTGCTAACAAG TGGATGGTAAATGAGTCTGAACTACATGTTATTCACTATACACTTGGCCCCCTTAAGCCATGGGATTGGTGGACATCCTGGCTTTTAAAACCTGTTGATGTCTGGCAG ACTGCCAGGGAACAACTTGATGAATCTCTTCCTGGGACTGGAGGTGGCAGAAATCCTAATGATGAACTGCTTGTCAAGTTTCTTTTTATGTTGCCATTATGTGCTGTATTCTTCAGTTGCTATCGATCATTTCTTCAG ACACGGGCATTTTGCAGAAGTTCATTATGTGATCATATGAGACACCTCTACTACAGAATTAGATCTAATGGATATGCTGGTGTTTCTTCATCATCTACCTTCAGTTCAGCCAATCAT TCAAAGGTGCCTGCCTGTTTGGGTGGTCTTTCCATCTGTGTGTGTTTTATGGCTGCTTTGGTGTCTCTTGCATGTAGCCTTGCAATTGTGCCTAGACAAGTGATGCCTTGGACTGGTTTGCTCTTAATGTATGAGTGGACATTCACGATCTTCTTCCTTTTATTTGGAGGTTTTCTTCGTTTGACCTATATTTGGGGAAAGATGACAGCTGCTCAAGTATCTCTTCCCTCACTTCCTGAATCTCTTGATTGTGATTCTGGAAAAG GCCATCTACGGCAAGGATCATCTTGTGATGTTGCTGCTTGGTATTATGGGTTAGGAATGGCATTTCTGGCTGTTGCTGCCCCAGCTTTGCCATGTATTTTTGGGATTACTGCTCTTTTTTTGAG GTTAGGCTTGGTGGCTGCTGGAGGCATTGTTTTGGCATCTTTCATGACGTATGCTTCTGAGCACCTTGGAATCAGATCATTTTTGAAAGGTTTTGAAGATAGGGACATAACACGAGCAAGGAGTATATGTGTCTGA
- the LOC110668169 gene encoding uncharacterized protein LOC110668169 isoform X1 has protein sequence MLTIQKMDETMKQFQENLVELEIEAEHLLLARHQVIENDKMRNGNREALTALRKRARTTKTSIPSPFESMMKDIGRSASRPLVSEVCATCGNHNSDEGTWMIFQGTDVFASIPFHAAHTILEADQARLDYEANKLQSYVKEKSFFISEKGALADKISPGVLRSLVTLTDKPKEQD, from the exons ATGCTTAC GATTCAAAAGATGGATGAGACGATGAAGCAATTTCAGGAAAACTTGGTTGAGCTTGAAATCGAAGCTGAGCACCTCCTTTTAGCCCGGCATCAG GTGATTGAAAATGATAAAATGAGAAATGGGAATAGGGAAGCGCTTACTGCACTGAGGAAGAGGGCTCGGACAACCAAAACCAGTATTCCTTCTCCTTTTGAGTCAATGATGAAGGATATTGGGAGGTCTGCATCAAGGCCATTGGTTAGCGAGGTATGTGCAACCTGTGGCAATCACAATTCAGATGAGGGCACATGGATGATCTTCCAAGGAACTGATGTCTTTGCTAGTATACCATTTCATGCTGCTCACACTATTTTGGAAGCAG ATCAAGCACGACTTGACTATGAGGCTAACAAACTACAAAGCTATGTAAAGGAGAAGTCTTTTTTTATTTCAGAAAAGGGTGCCCTTGCTGACAAAATTAGTCCTGGTGTGCTCAGATCTCTGGTAACGTTAACAGATAAACCAAA AGAACAGGATTGA
- the LOC110668169 gene encoding uncharacterized protein LOC110668169 isoform X2, translating into MDETMKQFQENLVELEIEAEHLLLARHQVIENDKMRNGNREALTALRKRARTTKTSIPSPFESMMKDIGRSASRPLVSEVCATCGNHNSDEGTWMIFQGTDVFASIPFHAAHTILEADQARLDYEANKLQSYVKEKSFFISEKGALADKISPGVLRSLVTLTDKPKEQD; encoded by the exons ATGGATGAGACGATGAAGCAATTTCAGGAAAACTTGGTTGAGCTTGAAATCGAAGCTGAGCACCTCCTTTTAGCCCGGCATCAG GTGATTGAAAATGATAAAATGAGAAATGGGAATAGGGAAGCGCTTACTGCACTGAGGAAGAGGGCTCGGACAACCAAAACCAGTATTCCTTCTCCTTTTGAGTCAATGATGAAGGATATTGGGAGGTCTGCATCAAGGCCATTGGTTAGCGAGGTATGTGCAACCTGTGGCAATCACAATTCAGATGAGGGCACATGGATGATCTTCCAAGGAACTGATGTCTTTGCTAGTATACCATTTCATGCTGCTCACACTATTTTGGAAGCAG ATCAAGCACGACTTGACTATGAGGCTAACAAACTACAAAGCTATGTAAAGGAGAAGTCTTTTTTTATTTCAGAAAAGGGTGCCCTTGCTGACAAAATTAGTCCTGGTGTGCTCAGATCTCTGGTAACGTTAACAGATAAACCAAA AGAACAGGATTGA